One Flavobacterium cerinum genomic window, GGGGTGGGTTTTTTTATAAGAATCAATCCTGAATATAGTAACTAATTTTTTATTTTTACATAAATCTATAGTAAATCAAATGAGTTCAATCTTAGAGGTTAAAAACGTTGTAAAGCAATATGGTGACTATACGGCTTTAAACAGCGTTTCTTTAAAAGTTCCCAAAGGAAGTATATACGGACTGCTAGGTCCGAACGGAGCAGGAAAAACATCACTGATCCGAATTATCAACCAGATTACCATGCCCGATAGTGGAGAGGTAATTCTTGACGGTGAAAAACTGGCACCGCACCATGTACAACATATCGGTTATATGCCGGAAGAAAGAGGGTTGTACAAAACCATGAAAGTAGGAGAGCAGGCGTTATATCTGGCACAGCTAAAAGGACTTTCAAAAGAGGAAGCCAAAAAACAATTGCAGTTCTGGTTCGATAAACTCGAAATTCAAGGCTGGTGGAATAAAAGAATTCAGGAACTTTCTAAAGGAATGGCTCAGAAAATTCAATTTGTGGTAACGGTATTGCACCAACCGAAATTGTTGATTTTTGACGAACCTTTTTCCGGTTTTGACCCGGTTAATGCCAATATTATAAAAGATGAGATTCTGGAATTGAAGAAAAAAGGATCCACCATTATTTTTTCAACACACCGAATGGAAAGTGTGGAAGAAATGTGTGACGATATCGCGCTTATCCATAAATCCAACAAACTGATCGAAGGAAAGCTGATCGATGTAAAGAAAGAACACCGTTCCAATGCTTTTGAGGTCGGAATACTTTCGGATAATGTAGAACGTCTGATGTATGAACTGACACAGAAATTTACGTTGCAGCAAACCAATTTTAAATCACTGAATGATGAGTTAAAACTGGAAGTGCAATTGGGAAGTGAAACACCTAATGCCTTGTTGCATCTGTTAACTCAAAACGGACAGGTTACCCATTTCGTTGAGAAAATTCCAAGTGTGAACGATATTTTTATTCAAACAGTAAGCCGTAAATAATGAGCGTTTTATCCTTAATTATAAAAAGAGAATTTATCGCCAAAGTGCGAAACAAATCTTTTATCGTAATGACATTTCTTAGTCCGTTGTTGATCGTGGGAATGTCATTTCTAATTGGCTACCTGGCCAGTATGAACGATAAAGAAGTTAAAAAAGTGGCTATTCACGATGAAGCCGGTATTTTTAAAAACGATTTTAAAAATACAGAAAAAACGGTTTATATCGACCTGTCGGCAATGCCGTTACAAGTCGCTAAAGATACGGCCAGTAAAAATTATGAAGGAATGATTTACATTCCCAAAGTAACCGATACCAAAGAATTACTGAAGAAAGTAGAATACATTTCGGATGATAGTCCGAGTATCGATTTTATCATGAGTATGGAAGAAGTAATCGATCATCAGTTAACACAAAACAATCTGAAAGAACTGGGATTTGATTATGATAAGATTGAAAAAGCAAAGACGAATGCGGATATTCATCTTACAAAATTTTCTGGGGAAGACAGTATAAAAGGACTAAACGAGATCAAAATTGTCATTGGATCGGCCTTTGGATACCTTATCATGATGTTTATCATTATTTATGGTAACTTTGTGATGCGCAGTGTAATTGAAGAAAAAACAAACCGTATTATTGAAATTATCATTTCATCGGTAAAACCTTTTCAATTGATGCTTGGAAAAATTATCGGAAACTCATTGGCCGGAATTTTACAGTTTGCTATCTGGGCTATTGTAGGGGTTATTTTGTTGGTTGGAGTGGCGTCCTTTTTCGGAGTTCAAACCGGTGCTCAGGCATCAATTGATCCGGAAATGTTAAATGCAGCCCAACAGGAAATGGGCGGAAGCGTTCAAATGTATATCAGCGAGATATTCAAGCTTCCGTTGGGAACTTTGGTAACCTGCTTTATTGTCTATTTTATCGGCGGATACTTTTTGTATAGTTCGTTATATGCGGCTATCGGAGCGGCTGTAGACAGTGAAACGGATTCGCAGCAATTCCTGTTACCGATTATTATGCCGATGATGCTAGGTGTTTATGTTGGATTCTTTACAGTGATGAATGATCCGCACGGAACGGTTGCAACCGTATTCTCAATTATACCGCTAACATCACCTATCGTAATGCTGATGCGTATTCCGTTCGGAGTGCCGTGGTGGCAGTTGGCTATCTCAATAGCACTGTTATTCGGAACATTTTTATTGGTAGTATGGTTTGCTTCCAAAATTTATAGAGTCGGTATCCTGATGTATGGTAAAAAACCGACCTGGAAAGAATTATATAAATGGCTTAAATATTAGATAATACAATGCTGGAACATATAAAGAATATATTAGGATTTCGGTTGATAGATACTAAAAGTATTGACTTTTCGGTTTTCGATTTACTGGTTCTGACTTTTGCTTTTATGTTTACCGGTATCGTCCTGAGAATAATTTTCAGGATTATCATAAAAAAAATACCGGAACAGGATAAAAATAAGTTTGTAGGGGTATTTCAATTCTTTAAATATGTCGTTTACATTTTTGTAGTAATGTTTACATTACATGCTTCAGGAGTTAATATGAATGTATTCCTGACAGCATCAGCGGCTCTTTTTGTCGGAATTGGATTGGCGCTACAAACTTTTTTTCAGGATATTATTTCCGGAATTCTGATGATATTGGATCAGTCGTTACACGTGGGTGATATTATAGAAGTAGACGGTAAAGTAGGTAAAGTAACGGAAATCCGATTGCGAACCACAAGAGCTGTAACCCGAAATGACAGGGTTATGATTATACCGAACCACGTGTTTATGAGTGAGACACTATTTAACTGGACGCAAAATAACAGTACGAACCGGGAGCATGTAACCGTAGGTGTGGCGTATGGAAGCGATGTACAGTTAGTTCGAAAACTATTGGAAGAATGTGTACAGTCAACAGATGGTGTCGTAGTAGAAGAAGGAATTGTAGTGCTGTTTGAAGATTTTGCCGATTCTTCCCTTAATTTTGCCGTTAGTTTTTCGGTTAATGACGGTATGCGAAGCCCGCGAATTCAAAGTGAAATCCGATTTAAAATTGAAGAAGCATTCCGCATCAATAATATCAGTATACCATTCCCGCAACGGGAAATTACAATCCTGAACCGTTAAAATATTTTTTACAACGGAGTTTAGCATAAACTTCACAAACTTTGTTTTGCTTTTTGTTATTTTAGCAAACAGATAACTTTCAAATACGGTCTATATGCCCAAAATACTAATCATAGAAGATGAAGCAGCAATCAGAAGAGTGTTGTCAAAAATACTTTCTGAAGAAAATGATACCTATAAAGTAGAAGAAGCTGAAGATGGATTACAAGGATTGGAAAAAATCAAAAATGAAGATTATGATCTGGTTCTGTGTGATATCAAAATGCCGAAAATGGACGGGGAAGAAGTACTCGAAGCCGTAAAAAAAATAAAACCGGAAATCCCGATGGTGATGATCTCCGGACATGGCGATTTAGAAACAGCTGTAAATACTATGCGTCTTGGAGCCTTCGATTATATTTCAAAACCGCCGGATTTAAATCGGTTACTGAATACCGTTCGAAATGCATTAGACCGAAAACAATTGGTTGTCGAAAATAAAATACTGAAAAAGAAAGTCAGTAAAAATTATGAAATGATCGGTGAAAGCGGAGCGATTAACCAGATCAAAGAAATGATCGATAAAGTTGCACCGACGGAAGCCAGAGTATTAATTACCGGACCAAACGGAACCGGAAAAGAATTAGTAGCGCATCAGTTACATGAAAAAAGTGAACGTTCGGCTGCACCGTTAATTGAAGTAAACTGTGCTGCTATTCCATCAGAATTAATCGAAAGCGAATTATTCGGACACGTAAAAGGTGCTTTTACATCGGCAGTTAAAGACCGTGCCGGAAAATTTGAAGCAGCTGATAAAGGAACTATTTTCCTGGATGAGATCGGAGATATGAGTTTGTCGGCTCAAGCCAAAGTATTACGGGCTTTACAGGAAAATATGATCACAAGAGTAGGTGCTGATAAAGATATTAAAGTTGATGTCCGTGTCGTAGCCGCGACCAATAAAGACCTGAAAAAAGAAATTGAAGAAGGGCGTTTCCGTGAAGATTTATACCATCGTCTGGCTGTAATCCTGATTAAGGTACCGGCGCTGAACGATCGTCGGGAAGATATTCCGTTACTGATAACGCATTTTGCAGAAAAAATAGCAACGGAGCAAGGGAGTACCTGTAAAAAGTTTTCAGCACAAGCCGTTAAATTACTACAGGAATACGATTGGACCGGAAATATCCGGGAACTTCGAAATGTGATCGAAAGATTGATCATTTTAGGAG contains:
- a CDS encoding ABC transporter ATP-binding protein, with amino-acid sequence MSSILEVKNVVKQYGDYTALNSVSLKVPKGSIYGLLGPNGAGKTSLIRIINQITMPDSGEVILDGEKLAPHHVQHIGYMPEERGLYKTMKVGEQALYLAQLKGLSKEEAKKQLQFWFDKLEIQGWWNKRIQELSKGMAQKIQFVVTVLHQPKLLIFDEPFSGFDPVNANIIKDEILELKKKGSTIIFSTHRMESVEEMCDDIALIHKSNKLIEGKLIDVKKEHRSNAFEVGILSDNVERLMYELTQKFTLQQTNFKSLNDELKLEVQLGSETPNALLHLLTQNGQVTHFVEKIPSVNDIFIQTVSRK
- a CDS encoding mechanosensitive ion channel family protein — protein: MIDTKSIDFSVFDLLVLTFAFMFTGIVLRIIFRIIIKKIPEQDKNKFVGVFQFFKYVVYIFVVMFTLHASGVNMNVFLTASAALFVGIGLALQTFFQDIISGILMILDQSLHVGDIIEVDGKVGKVTEIRLRTTRAVTRNDRVMIIPNHVFMSETLFNWTQNNSTNREHVTVGVAYGSDVQLVRKLLEECVQSTDGVVVEEGIVVLFEDFADSSLNFAVSFSVNDGMRSPRIQSEIRFKIEEAFRINNISIPFPQREITILNR
- a CDS encoding ABC transporter permease, whose amino-acid sequence is MSVLSLIIKREFIAKVRNKSFIVMTFLSPLLIVGMSFLIGYLASMNDKEVKKVAIHDEAGIFKNDFKNTEKTVYIDLSAMPLQVAKDTASKNYEGMIYIPKVTDTKELLKKVEYISDDSPSIDFIMSMEEVIDHQLTQNNLKELGFDYDKIEKAKTNADIHLTKFSGEDSIKGLNEIKIVIGSAFGYLIMMFIIIYGNFVMRSVIEEKTNRIIEIIISSVKPFQLMLGKIIGNSLAGILQFAIWAIVGVILLVGVASFFGVQTGAQASIDPEMLNAAQQEMGGSVQMYISEIFKLPLGTLVTCFIVYFIGGYFLYSSLYAAIGAAVDSETDSQQFLLPIIMPMMLGVYVGFFTVMNDPHGTVATVFSIIPLTSPIVMLMRIPFGVPWWQLAISIALLFGTFLLVVWFASKIYRVGILMYGKKPTWKELYKWLKY
- a CDS encoding sigma-54-dependent transcriptional regulator, whose product is MPKILIIEDEAAIRRVLSKILSEENDTYKVEEAEDGLQGLEKIKNEDYDLVLCDIKMPKMDGEEVLEAVKKIKPEIPMVMISGHGDLETAVNTMRLGAFDYISKPPDLNRLLNTVRNALDRKQLVVENKILKKKVSKNYEMIGESGAINQIKEMIDKVAPTEARVLITGPNGTGKELVAHQLHEKSERSAAPLIEVNCAAIPSELIESELFGHVKGAFTSAVKDRAGKFEAADKGTIFLDEIGDMSLSAQAKVLRALQENMITRVGADKDIKVDVRVVAATNKDLKKEIEEGRFREDLYHRLAVILIKVPALNDRREDIPLLITHFAEKIATEQGSTCKKFSAQAVKLLQEYDWTGNIRELRNVIERLIILGGTEISESDVKMFASK